The following DNA comes from Pyxidicoccus trucidator.
ATCCGGCAGAGCATCTCTCCGGCGACGTCCTCCACGCCGATGCCCAGGTACCGCGTGTAGGGGATGGCGTCGGTGAGCTTGCGGTACTCGCGCGTCTTGCGCACCTGGCGCACCAGGTCGGCGAGGGGCAGCGGGTTCGGTTTCGTGTCGCTCATGGCCGTCAGCCTTCCGTGCTCATGAAGGTGCCCTGCGCGGAGGCCACCGGATTGCTCTTGTCACCCTGGTGCACGAGCGCCCGGACGAAGGCGACCTGTCGGGTGAGCCGGTAGCACTCGGCCACGGAGATGAGGGAGATGCCGGGGCGCGCGGGGCGCAGGTAGTCGATGCGCAGGTCCAGGGTGACGAGCGGCGCGAAGCGGCCCATCTTCAGGAACACGGCGGAGCCGCAAGAGGCGTCGATGAGCGTGGTGACGGCGCCGCCGGCCAGCACGCCCGTCTCCGGGTTGCCGACGAGGAAGTCCGCGTAGGGCAGCTCGACGGTGGCCTCGGCGGGGCCGATGTCCACCAGCTTCAGACCGAGCGCGTGGTTGTGCGGCACGACGTCCGTGTAGAACACCGAGCAGCGTTCCAGACGCCCTGCCTTGTCCTCGGGAAGCGTGAAGTCCGACATGGGCCAGCGATAGCAGAATCAAGGACGCATGGCGCGCTGCGTCTTACCGGACCCCCGGAGGTGAACGCTCGCGGGCTCGCGAGTGTCCACCCGTCCCACACGGCCCGTGCCGTCCGCTTCGCTCACCGTCCGCGAGCCCGTGGCAACGTCGCGGATTCCCGGTTTCCTTCCGGAGTCGAAAGAGCGCCACAGGGCCTGCGCCCGCCTGCCCACGGCCTGGGTCCCCGCAGCTCGGGCGAGCCACGAGGCCCCTCACCCGCTCCTCATCGGGAGGGGGCGTCAGGCCGCGGGGCTGGGAGGGCCCGAGTCCGCGGCACTCCGTGCTCTCGCTGACAGCAGGAACAGCCCAAGGCCGAGCATGATGGCCACGTCCGCGACGTTGAAGACGCCGGTGCGCACGGGGCCCACGCCGACAATGATGAAGTCCACCACGCGCCCGTCGTTCAGCACGCGGTCCAACCAGTTGCTCAGCCCCCCGCCGACGCCCAGCGCGAGCGCGAGGGAGTGGAGACGCCCGAGCCTGCCGCTCGTCACGAGATAGACGAGCATCCCGAGCAGCAACGCCCCGACTCCCGCCGTGAGCAGCCAGAACCGCGCGGGGCCCGCGAGCCCTCCAAAGAGGCTCAGGAACGCGCCAGGGTTCTCCGCGTAGCTGAGCCGGAGGAGCCCGCCCAGGAAGGACTGGCCCGGCTCTCCCCGGAGCCCGGAGATGGCCAGCTGCTTCGTGGCCTGGTCACAGCCCACGGTTCCGGCGAGGACCAGCGAGATGAGCGTCAGTCGATACCAGGGACTCATGGGCAGTCTCATGAGGTCGAAGACTATCACCTCGCCGCGTTCCGGCGCTGGCCCGAGCCGCGCGCTACGCCGCGACGGTGGGTGTCACCCCGAGCTGCCTCCACGCCTCCGCGAGCGACTGGCCGATGGGCTCCATCACCGAGTCATCGGACCAGTAGAAGGGGTGCACCAGCGGAGTCCACGAGAACAGCGGCCCGGCGAGGCGCACGGCGTGGTCCTTCACGGCCTCGCGGTACGCGGCGCTGAGCGGCTGGAGCGGCCACGCGAAGACGTCATCGTCGTCGTGGAAGTTGATCCACTCGCCGCCCAGGCCGGGGTGGTGGCGCTCCAGCTCCGGTGCGGGGACGTGGACGGGCTTGTCCAGCTCGGCGCGCGGGTAGCGCAGGCTCCACAGCGCCATCGGCGTGCCCAGCGTGTAGAAGCGGCTGAGCGTCTCGCCGCGCTCCAGCGGTGAGTTGCCCTGCGCCGCGGCCACCGTCGTCTCGATGATGTCGCGCCCGTGCAGCCGCTGCGCCTGCAAGTCGTAGAAGTAGTTGCTCGCGATGACGCTGCCCAGGCTGTGCGAGATGACGCACAGGGGCGCGGTGTCTCCGGCCCGGGCGCGCAGCCGGCCGAGCGCCTCGGCGACCTTCCGGTGGATGCCCGTGTACACGTCCGGGTCGGACGGGTTGCTCTGGTAGGCGATGATGTCGCCCACGAAGTGCACCACCAGCCAGCGCAGGCCGGGGTAGTGCAGGTCCATGCCGCGCACGGACGGCCGCATCATGCGGAGCATCAGCGGCACCAGCGCGGACTCGCGGCCCTGGTTCACCGCGCGCACGCCGTCGTAGAGGGACTTCCAGTAGCCCTCCGCGTCGGGAGTGCCCTGCCGGGCGAGGAAGTCCTTCTCGGCGCCCTCCAGCACGGAGGCCCAGTTCACGGTCTCCACCACCAGTGCGTCCTCGGGCGCGGAGCGGACGGACGCGCCGAAGTGTTCGTGGAGCTTGTGAAGGGCGGTATCGAAGAGACCCGGGTCATCCACTTCGATGCCATGGATGACGAGGACGGCGAGCTTCTTCATGGCCGGACCTCCCGGCCAGGGAATGGGCCGGTGGCCCGGACGGCGCTGCCTGGCTGCATGGTGTTCCCCCCTGGGTACACGCGTCGCTTGCTGGGCGGAGTGACGCGAGGCCCGCTGTGACGGCCGGGCCGCCCGTCGCTTCACCCACGGCGAACGCTACATCTTCAGGAACACGCCCGCCCGCCTGCCTGTTCACGGCCGGCAGTCACCGGCCCCGCGGGGCCGGTTAGTCTCACCTACCTGACACACCCCCGCCTTTCCCGAGGACTCCTGGTGAACCGACTCATCTCCGCCCTCTGTGCGGCGCTGCTCCTGCCCGGCGCACTGCTGGCCGCGCAGCCCACGACGCCTCCTCCGGCCCCCCGGCAGGACCAACCCCCGCCGCCGCCACAGCAGAAGCAGAAGGATGACGCCGCGCGCGAGGCCGCCCGCGCCGCCGAGGTGGACGCCGGCACCCCCGCTGCCACCGCCGAGGCCGACAAGGACGCGGCGAAGGAGGGCAAGGACAAGGACGCGTGGAAGGTGGACGCGCCGGGCTTCCCCGCCGCCCAGGTGAGCATCGACGTCACCGAGGGCACGTGGATGAACGTGGACATCAGCCCGGGTGGGGACGAGCTCGTCTTCGACCTGCTGGGCGACCTCTACACGCTGCCCATCGGTGGCGGCGAGGCGAAGCCGCTGACGTCCGGCGTCGCGTGGGACATGCAGCCGCGCTACAGCCCGGACGGGAAGTCCATTGCCTTCACCAGTGACCGCGGCGGCGGCGACAACATCTGGGTGGTGAAGCGGAGCGGTGGGGAAGCGCAGGCGGTGACGCAGGAGAAGTTCCGCCTGCTCAACAGCCCCGCGTGGAGCCCGGACGGCAACTTCATCGTCGCGCGCAAGCACTTCACCGCGCGCCGCTCGCTGGGCGCGGGCGAGGTGTGGATGTACCACCGCTCCGGCGGTGACGGCGTGCAGCTCACCGAGCGCGGCAACGACCAGAAGGATTTGGGCGAGCCCGCGTTCTCCCCCGACGGCCGCTACGTCTACTTCAGCCAGGACGTCACGCCGGGGAAGACGTTCGAATACAACAAGGACCCCAACGGGGAGATCTACGCAATCCAACGGCTGGACCTGGAGACGAAGGAAATCGACCCCTTCGTCACCGGCCCGGGGGGCTCCATCCGCCCCACGCCTTCGAGAGACGGGACGCAGCTCGCGTTCATCCGCCGCGTGCGCAACAAGAGCGTCCTCTACGTCACCGACGTGGCCTCGGGCGCCGAGCGCCCGCTGTATGACGGGCTCGACCGCGACATGCAGGAGACGTGGGCCATCCACGGCGTGTACCCGAGCATGGCGTGGGTGCCGGGCAACAAGTCGATTGTCTTCTGGGCGGGCGGCAAGCTGCAGCGCATCGACGTGGCGTCGAAGAAGGTGACGCCCATTCCCTTCCACGTGAAGGACACGCGCACGGTGTTCCAGGCGGTGCGCACGCCGCAGTCAGTAATGCCCGAGCGCTTCCAGCCGAAGATGCTGCGCTGGGTGCAGGTGTCTCCGGACGGGAAGCGCGTGGTGTACCAGGCGCTGGGCAAGCTCTACGT
Coding sequences within:
- a CDS encoding PaaI family thioesterase: MSDFTLPEDKAGRLERCSVFYTDVVPHNHALGLKLVDIGPAEATVELPYADFLVGNPETGVLAGGAVTTLIDASCGSAVFLKMGRFAPLVTLDLRIDYLRPARPGISLISVAECYRLTRQVAFVRALVHQGDKSNPVASAQGTFMSTEG
- the lspA gene encoding signal peptidase II is translated as MSPWYRLTLISLVLAGTVGCDQATKQLAISGLRGEPGQSFLGGLLRLSYAENPGAFLSLFGGLAGPARFWLLTAGVGALLLGMLVYLVTSGRLGRLHSLALALGVGGGLSNWLDRVLNDGRVVDFIIVGVGPVRTGVFNVADVAIMLGLGLFLLSARARSAADSGPPSPAA